The following coding sequences are from one Lolium rigidum isolate FL_2022 chromosome 6, APGP_CSIRO_Lrig_0.1, whole genome shotgun sequence window:
- the LOC124664797 gene encoding prefoldin subunit 1-like → MADETNRAAFVELQARMIETTGKIKQLQIQMRTKESEKKRAYLTLEELRQLPDDTNTYKTIGKVFILEPRSLLANEQEQKLNDSETAISSMQTSKEYLEKQLGELENNIRELLQQDPVLARQILSI, encoded by the exons ATGGCGGACGAAACCAACCGGGCG GCTTTCGTGGAGCTGCAGGCCCGGATGATCGAGACCACCGGGAAGATCAAGCAG CTACAAATCCAGATGCGTACTAAAGAGAGTGAAAAGAAACGTGCTTACCTCACACTGGAGGAACTTCGCCAATTGCCAGATGATACAAACACCTACAAGACCATCG GCAAAGT GTTTATTTTGGAGCCAAGATCACTTCTGGCGAATGAGCAAGAGCAAAAGCTAAACGACAGCGAGACTGCAATATCGTCGATGCAG acttccaaggaatatCTTGAGAAGCAGTTGGGAGAATTGGAGAACAACATTAGAGAGCTACTTCAGCAGGACCCTGTGCTAGCACGCCAAATTCTCTCGATCTGA